From Streptomyces fungicidicus, one genomic window encodes:
- a CDS encoding bifunctional glycosyltransferase/CDP-glycerol:glycerophosphate glycerophosphotransferase, which produces MPRFSVIVPAYQVQAYLHECLESVLSQSYPDLELIAVDDCSPDACGEVIDEFAARDPRVRAVHLPHNSGLGGARNAGTERATGDYLVFLDGDDTLTPDALLALADRLKETGEPDVLVYDYARTYWSGRSVRNRAAAELTERGPAPFRLTDRPGLLNVLMVAWNKAYRREFVRRAGFAFPPGYYEDTPWTYPVLMTAESIATLDRVCVHYRQRRTGGILHTTSDRHFDVFDQYDRVFAFLDERPALECWRPVLFRRMVDHLVTVYGRRDRLPRGSRAAFLRRARAHYRRHRTPGASVSARTRVHHTLTRFGLHRTYQALRLAAALRRGAARLARRLLRVLGRTALRLHYRFQRLLPLRDDRTVFTVHGHHGHGGDPGALESALRALAPHMRTAWVVRPEHRGTVPPGVRALVPGSAAHWTALARSAYLVTDADAVPGLVKREGQVLVQTRRGTPLGHEGLDLLERPAAAGGTDFARFLRGVDQWDHVVSADRHSTLTWERVCPGRYTTLEYGRPRTDRFHTATAADVARLRESLGIPEGSVALLYAPAHRDYRRTQRPTLDLERVVRRLGPGFVVLSLAPRPCAGPLEAASDRVLDVSGHPDPVALCLASDALVTDYSSLMFDYAGLDRPVVLYVDDWEAYEAARGAYFDPRALPPGAVAGDEDELIDIFATGHWCGARSTRLRTEFRARFCPHDDGRAAERVVRRVWLGETALPPVVPPDERRPVPSAAAASGPSSLTTVPPQQPAGLLTVTDHG; this is translated from the coding sequence TGCACCTGCCGCACAACTCCGGTCTCGGCGGCGCCCGCAACGCCGGGACGGAGCGGGCGACCGGCGACTACCTGGTGTTCCTGGACGGCGACGACACCCTCACGCCCGACGCGCTGCTCGCCCTCGCCGACCGGCTGAAGGAGACCGGCGAGCCGGACGTCCTGGTCTACGACTACGCGCGCACCTACTGGTCGGGCCGGTCCGTGCGCAACCGGGCCGCCGCCGAACTCACCGAGCGGGGACCGGCGCCGTTCCGGCTGACGGACCGGCCGGGGCTGCTGAACGTGCTGATGGTGGCCTGGAACAAGGCGTACCGGCGGGAGTTCGTGCGGCGCGCGGGGTTCGCCTTCCCGCCGGGGTACTACGAGGACACCCCGTGGACGTACCCGGTCCTGATGACTGCGGAGTCGATCGCCACCCTGGACCGGGTGTGCGTGCACTACCGGCAGCGCCGGACCGGCGGCATCCTGCACACCACCAGCGATCGGCACTTCGACGTCTTCGACCAGTACGACCGGGTCTTCGCCTTCCTCGACGAGCGGCCCGCGCTGGAGTGCTGGCGGCCGGTGCTGTTCCGGCGGATGGTCGACCATCTGGTGACGGTGTACGGGCGGCGAGACCGGCTGCCGCGCGGCTCGCGCGCCGCGTTCCTGCGCCGGGCCCGCGCCCACTACCGGCGCCACCGGACTCCGGGCGCGTCCGTGTCCGCGCGCACCCGTGTGCACCACACGCTGACGCGGTTCGGGCTGCACCGCACCTACCAGGCGCTGCGGCTGGCGGCGGCCCTGCGCCGGGGGGCTGCCCGGCTCGCCCGGAGGCTGCTGCGCGTCCTGGGCCGCACCGCCCTGCGCCTGCACTACCGCTTCCAGCGACTGCTCCCGCTGCGCGACGACCGGACCGTCTTCACCGTGCACGGACACCACGGTCACGGCGGGGACCCGGGCGCCCTGGAGTCCGCGCTGCGCGCGCTCGCCCCGCACATGCGCACCGCCTGGGTGGTGCGCCCCGAGCACCGCGGCACCGTGCCGCCGGGGGTGCGCGCCCTGGTCCCCGGTTCGGCCGCGCACTGGACGGCGCTCGCCCGCTCTGCGTACCTGGTGACCGACGCCGACGCCGTCCCCGGGCTGGTCAAGCGCGAGGGGCAGGTGCTGGTGCAGACGCGGCGCGGCACCCCTCTCGGACACGAGGGCCTGGACCTGCTGGAACGTCCCGCCGCGGCCGGCGGGACCGACTTCGCGCGGTTCCTGCGAGGCGTCGACCAGTGGGACCACGTCGTCTCCGCCGACCGGCACTCCACCCTGACCTGGGAGCGGGTGTGCCCCGGCCGCTACACCACCCTGGAGTACGGCCGGCCGCGCACCGACCGGTTCCACACGGCGACCGCGGCGGACGTGGCCCGGCTGCGGGAGTCCCTGGGGATCCCCGAGGGGTCGGTGGCGCTGCTGTACGCGCCGGCCCACCGCGACTACCGGCGCACCCAGCGGCCGACACTCGACCTGGAGCGCGTGGTGCGCCGTCTCGGCCCCGGGTTCGTCGTGCTGTCCCTGGCCCCCCGGCCGTGCGCGGGGCCGCTCGAGGCGGCCTCCGACCGGGTCCTGGACGTCAGCGGCCATCCGGACCCGGTGGCGCTGTGCCTGGCCTCGGACGCCCTGGTCACGGACTACTCCTCGCTGATGTTCGACTACGCGGGCCTGGACCGGCCGGTGGTGCTGTACGTCGACGACTGGGAGGCGTACGAGGCGGCCCGCGGCGCCTACTTCGACCCGCGGGCCCTCCCACCGGGCGCGGTCGCGGGCGACGAGGACGAGCTGATCGACATCTTCGCCACCGGCCACTGGTGCGGCGCCCGTTCCACCCGGCTGCGGACGGAGTTCCGCGCCCGGTTCTGCCCGCACGACGACGGCCGCGCCGCCGAGCGGGTGGTGCGCCGGGTCTGGCTCGGGGAGACGGCGCTGCCCCCGGTGGTCCCGCCGGACGAACGCCGTCCGGTGCCGTCGGCCGCCGCCGCGTCCGGCCCGTCGTCGCTCACGACGGTGCCGCCGCAGCAGCCCGCCGGTCTGCTGACCGTCACCGATCACGGCTGA
- a CDS encoding CDP-glycerol glycerophosphotransferase family protein has translation MPRFSIIVPSHGVAGRLGRALDSVLAQSFGDFELIPVCDAPGSAAADVAAGHAARDCRVAPVHAPPSAGLAGARNAGMRAATGTYLLFLDGDDVLVPGALAALDARLTETGPVDVLHFEHERAPWWEGEPGNPAAPLLADAPDGVFAPGRAPRLTGVLLPAWSAAWRRAFTVERGLAFPGGHFTDVGWGAVAMLGAERVAVLRSVVVRHLVRRQGSRLNLPGHHHAELLDQVELVLTRAAREGLPAERSGPLFEQLFGLVLKTAAHPRRLRSDRRAFFRRAGRLYRRHRPAGYRPPGGSLGVQHRLLASGCYPAFAALRGARRAVTGATALLPRPRGLRTRLRYRAQLRRPLDPHLAVYCAYWGRGYACNPAAIHAKARELAPHIRSVFLVEAEHAHTVPDGVEYAVVGSRRYWEVLARATYLVNNANFAEGVVKRPGSVHLQTQHGTPLKTMGVDQSVYPVVAAATGSFTRLLGRVDRWDYNLSSNPHSTRVWERAFPGSYEHLEYGYPRNDVYCTAGAGDVARIRAELGVPEGARAVLYAPTHRDHHTGFETGLDLEAFCEAAGDDVVVLLRAHYFYDRGGRSGGGRVIDVTAHRSSEDVCLAADALVTDYSSIMFDYANLDRPIVVYADDWDVYRETRGVCFDLMDGPPGPVARTPDELARVFRDGSYANAESDALRARFRERFCPFDDGRAAERVVRRVLLGEPPEALPPVIPLAERVPAPAAAATLVRS, from the coding sequence ATGCCCCGCTTCAGCATCATCGTCCCGTCGCACGGGGTCGCCGGCCGGCTGGGCCGGGCCCTGGACTCGGTCCTCGCCCAGTCCTTCGGCGACTTCGAGCTGATCCCGGTCTGCGACGCGCCCGGGTCCGCCGCGGCCGACGTCGCCGCCGGGCACGCCGCCCGGGACTGCAGGGTGGCCCCGGTGCACGCGCCGCCGTCGGCCGGGCTCGCGGGGGCGCGCAACGCGGGGATGCGGGCGGCCACGGGGACGTATCTGCTGTTCCTCGACGGCGACGACGTCCTGGTGCCGGGCGCGCTGGCGGCCCTGGACGCCCGGCTGACGGAGACCGGGCCCGTGGACGTGCTGCACTTCGAACACGAGCGGGCGCCCTGGTGGGAGGGCGAGCCCGGCAACCCGGCCGCGCCGCTGCTGGCGGACGCCCCGGACGGCGTCTTCGCCCCCGGCCGCGCCCCGCGGCTCACCGGCGTGCTCCTTCCGGCGTGGAGCGCGGCCTGGCGGCGCGCGTTCACCGTCGAGCGGGGCCTCGCCTTCCCCGGCGGTCACTTCACGGACGTCGGCTGGGGCGCGGTGGCGATGCTCGGCGCCGAGCGGGTGGCGGTGCTGCGGTCGGTCGTCGTACGGCATCTGGTGCGCCGGCAGGGCAGCCGGCTGAACCTGCCCGGGCACCACCACGCCGAACTCCTCGACCAGGTCGAGCTGGTGCTCACCCGGGCCGCCCGAGAGGGGCTGCCCGCCGAGCGGTCGGGGCCGCTGTTCGAGCAGCTCTTCGGCCTGGTGCTGAAGACGGCCGCCCATCCGCGGCGGCTCCGGTCGGACCGCCGCGCCTTCTTCCGCCGGGCGGGCCGTCTGTACCGCCGGCACCGCCCGGCCGGGTACCGGCCCCCGGGCGGCAGCCTGGGGGTGCAGCACCGGCTGCTGGCGTCCGGCTGCTACCCGGCGTTCGCCGCCCTGCGCGGCGCCCGCCGCGCGGTGACGGGGGCGACGGCGCTGCTTCCGCGCCCGCGCGGGCTGCGCACCCGGCTGCGGTACCGGGCCCAGCTGCGCCGCCCGCTCGATCCGCACCTCGCCGTGTACTGCGCGTACTGGGGCCGCGGCTACGCCTGCAACCCGGCCGCGATCCACGCCAAGGCCCGCGAACTCGCCCCGCACATCCGCTCGGTGTTCCTGGTGGAGGCCGAGCACGCGCACACCGTGCCGGACGGCGTCGAGTACGCGGTCGTCGGCAGCCGCCGCTACTGGGAGGTGCTGGCCCGCGCGACGTACCTCGTCAACAACGCCAACTTCGCGGAGGGCGTGGTCAAACGCCCCGGCAGCGTCCACCTGCAGACCCAGCACGGCACCCCGCTGAAGACCATGGGCGTCGACCAGTCGGTGTACCCGGTGGTGGCCGCCGCGACCGGCAGCTTCACCAGACTGCTCGGCCGGGTGGACCGCTGGGACTACAACCTCTCCTCCAACCCCCACTCCACCCGGGTGTGGGAGCGCGCCTTCCCCGGCTCCTACGAGCACCTGGAGTACGGCTATCCGCGCAACGACGTGTACTGCACGGCCGGCGCCGGGGACGTGGCCCGGATCCGCGCGGAGCTGGGCGTCCCGGAGGGCGCGCGGGCCGTGCTGTACGCGCCGACGCACCGCGACCACCACACCGGCTTCGAGACCGGCCTCGACCTGGAGGCGTTCTGCGAGGCGGCCGGCGACGACGTGGTGGTGCTGCTGCGCGCCCACTACTTCTACGACCGGGGCGGGCGCAGCGGCGGCGGCCGGGTCATCGACGTCACCGCGCACCGCTCCTCCGAGGACGTGTGCCTGGCCGCCGACGCGCTGGTCACCGACTACTCGTCGATCATGTTCGACTACGCCAACCTGGACCGTCCGATCGTCGTGTACGCCGACGACTGGGACGTCTACCGGGAGACCCGGGGCGTCTGCTTCGACCTGATGGACGGCCCGCCGGGCCCGGTCGCCCGCACCCCCGACGAGCTGGCCCGGGTGTTCCGCGACGGCTCGTACGCGAACGCGGAGTCGGACGCGCTGCGGGCCCGTTTCCGGGAGCGGTTCTGCCCGTTCGACGACGGGCGGGCCGCCGAACGGGTGGTGCGCCGGGTGCTGCTCGGCGAGCCGCCCGAGGCGCTGCCGCCCGTGATCCCGCTCGCGGAGCGGGTCCCCGCCCCCGCGGCCGCCGCCACCCTGGTGAGGAGCTGA